In a genomic window of Colius striatus isolate bColStr4 chromosome 2, bColStr4.1.hap1, whole genome shotgun sequence:
- the XKR5 gene encoding XK-related protein 5 isoform X1 produces MRGAFAGLCLALVAAERGARLCSIIRYLLHGQLGWLGVTVGCVVPGYAAQLLSILWFRADGHPLGCWLLVLHLLQLGLWKRYWDVFQMAAKPGVCAHAREVLIQYGDVCVLRLLEALLQTLPYLLLQAYVIVAVDPAGVIPGVSAGLSLLSLSWALVSYSHFSCLLKPGHLCLPAPAILCLLIWRTGMLGTRILALVLFARLYSFWVLAVAGVHWLLMSFWLVAQQTDIMAHPCHWRLFNVLVGAVYIFCYINVQPNPSKHRVTVFCTIMLMENTVLLLLGTPFLQAELRNSLCVTGAVISGSVIGAAALVVYYSLLHPKSTEICQGFRETTCSAASAGDDKVAGDSSQTRQSLGISGDRESSAGEVTIADPKSRNSSSLLQFRVCLENSWMNHHHWLLVKLALKTGDMSAISAAFGDSGVGEAYLRGWLVSKPGANLSLPVRELDPRGVQSVLTGVKLLSEGKEGSDKPSTSPAGRAREDGAGQDPAFPPAKSFPSSFSPDLAEGSSIYFSASAGGITGTAMATGTALGQRDSKDQPPAGCLGGGGGGMDLSLGMASISPILGTCAHKHLWISSSHGSTGGCGVRGPPKECVEPTGMEGTFVGWHHLQDTRPYGMKGTGVRSKLRPPCFTSTPKANARSLQQGLEGLGEGTDLSEPMD; encoded by the exons ATGCGCGGGGCGTTCGCGGGGCTCTGCCTGGCGCTGGTGGCGGCGGAGCGCGGGGCGC ggctctgctccaTCATACGCTACCTTCTGCATgggcagctgggctggctgggagTGACGGTGGGTTGTGTGGTTCCTGGCTATGCAGCTCAGCTCCTCAGCATCCTCTGGTTCAGGGCGGATGGCCACCCACTTGGCTGCTGGCTTCTGGTGCTACACCTCCTGCAACTGGGCCTCTGGAAGCG GTACTGGGATGTTTTCCAGATGGCAGCAAAGCCAGGAGTCTGTGCCCATGCCAGGGAGGTGCTGATACAGTATGGGGACGTGTGTGTGCTGCGGCTTCTGGAGGCCCTGCTGCAGACCCTGCCTTACCTCCTACTGCAGGCCTACGTTATTGTGGCAGTTGACCCAGCAGGTGTCATCCCCG GTGTCAGCGCAGGGTTGTCcctgctctccctctcctgGGCTTTGGTCTCCTACAGCCACTTCAGCTGCCTGCTGAAACCCGGCCACCTctgcctgccagccccagccatcCTCTGCCTTCTGATCTGGAGGACGGGGATGCTGGGGACCAGGATCCTGGCCCTGGTGCTCTTTGCCAGGCTGTAttccttttgggttttggctgtgGCAG GTGTCCACTGGTTGCTCATGTCCTTCTGGTTGGTGGCCCAGCAGACAGACATCATGGCCCATCCCTGCCACTGGAGGCTGTTCAATGTCCTGGTGGGAGCTGTGTACATCTTCTGCTACATAAATGTCCAGCCCAATCCCTCCAAGCACAGGGTGACCGTATTTTGTACA ATAATGCTGATGGAAAACACTGTCCTGCTGCTCTTGGGCACACCGTTCCTGCAGGCAGAGCTAAGGAACAGCCTCTGTGTGACCGGGGCAGTCATCTCTGGGTCTGTAATAG gtgctgcagctcttgTGGTTTATTACTCTCTGCTCCATCCCAAGTCCACAGAGATCTGCCAGGGCTTCCGGGAGAcaacctgcagtgctgcatctgCTGGTGATGACAAGGTtgctggagatagctcccaaaccAGACAGAGTCTGGGGATTTCAGGAGACAGAGAGTCCTCAGCAGGGGAAGTGACCATTGCAGATCCCAAAAGTAGGAACAGCTCATCGCTCCTGCAATTCAGAGTGTGTTTGGAGAACAGCTGGATGAACCATCACCACTGGCTGCTGGTAAAGCTGGCCTTGAAGACAGGGGATATGTCCGCTATCAGTGCAGCTTTTGGAGATAGTGGTGTGGGAGAGGCTTACCTCAGAGGATGGCTGGTGAGCAAACCTGGGGCAAACCTTTCCCTCCCCGTGAGGGAACTTGATCCTCGAGGTGTCCAATCTGTTCTGACTGGTGTGAAATTGCTGtcggaggggaaggaaggaagcgACAAACCCAGCACTAGCCCTGCAGGAAGGGCAAGGGAGGATGGAGCAGGACAGGATCCTGCTTTTCCCCCAGCCAAATCCTTTCCCAGCAGCTTCTCCCCGGATCTGGCTGAAGGCTCCTCCATATATTTCAGCGCAAGTGCGGGAGGCATCACAGGGACAGCCATGGCTACAGGCACAGCCCTAGGACAAAGGGACAGCAAAGACCAGCCTCCTGCAGGCTGCCTgggcggaggaggaggaggaatggaTTTATCCCTTGGGATGGCGAGCATCAGCCCAATCCTGGGCACTTGTGCCCACAAGCACCTGTGGATCAGCTCTTCCCATGGCAGCACAGGCGGCTGTGGAGTGAGGGGTCCCCCCAAAGAGTGTGTGGAGCCCACAGGGATGGAGGGGACCTTCGTGGGGTGGCATCACCTTCAAGATACCCGTCCTTATGGCATGAAGGGGACTGGTGTGAGGAGCAAGCTGAGGCCACCATGCTTTACCTCCACCCCTAAAGCCAATGCCAGGTCCCTACAGCAAGGACTagaggggctgggagaggggacAGACCTGTCTGAGCCGATGGACTGA
- the XKR5 gene encoding XK-related protein 5 isoform X2, with translation MRGAFAGLCLALVAAERGARLCSIIRYLLHGQLGWLGVTVGCVVPGYAAQLLSILWFRADGHPLGCWLLVLHLLQLGLWKRYWDVFQMAAKPGVCAHAREVLIQYGDVCVLRLLEALLQTLPYLLLQAYVIVAVDPAGVIPGVSAGLSLLSLSWALVSYSHFSCLLKPGHLCLPAPAILCLLIWRTGMLGTRILALVLFARLYSFWVLAVAVLSSCRCPLVAHVLLVGGPADRHHGPSLPLEAVQCPGGSCVHLLLHKCPAQSLQAQGDRILYSAAALVVYYSLLHPKSTEICQGFRETTCSAASAGDDKVAGDSSQTRQSLGISGDRESSAGEVTIADPKSRNSSSLLQFRVCLENSWMNHHHWLLVKLALKTGDMSAISAAFGDSGVGEAYLRGWLVSKPGANLSLPVRELDPRGVQSVLTGVKLLSEGKEGSDKPSTSPAGRAREDGAGQDPAFPPAKSFPSSFSPDLAEGSSIYFSASAGGITGTAMATGTALGQRDSKDQPPAGCLGGGGGGMDLSLGMASISPILGTCAHKHLWISSSHGSTGGCGVRGPPKECVEPTGMEGTFVGWHHLQDTRPYGMKGTGVRSKLRPPCFTSTPKANARSLQQGLEGLGEGTDLSEPMD, from the exons ATGCGCGGGGCGTTCGCGGGGCTCTGCCTGGCGCTGGTGGCGGCGGAGCGCGGGGCGC ggctctgctccaTCATACGCTACCTTCTGCATgggcagctgggctggctgggagTGACGGTGGGTTGTGTGGTTCCTGGCTATGCAGCTCAGCTCCTCAGCATCCTCTGGTTCAGGGCGGATGGCCACCCACTTGGCTGCTGGCTTCTGGTGCTACACCTCCTGCAACTGGGCCTCTGGAAGCG GTACTGGGATGTTTTCCAGATGGCAGCAAAGCCAGGAGTCTGTGCCCATGCCAGGGAGGTGCTGATACAGTATGGGGACGTGTGTGTGCTGCGGCTTCTGGAGGCCCTGCTGCAGACCCTGCCTTACCTCCTACTGCAGGCCTACGTTATTGTGGCAGTTGACCCAGCAGGTGTCATCCCCG GTGTCAGCGCAGGGTTGTCcctgctctccctctcctgGGCTTTGGTCTCCTACAGCCACTTCAGCTGCCTGCTGAAACCCGGCCACCTctgcctgccagccccagccatcCTCTGCCTTCTGATCTGGAGGACGGGGATGCTGGGGACCAGGATCCTGGCCCTGGTGCTCTTTGCCAGGCTGTAttccttttgggttttggctgtgGCAG TCCTTTCCTCTTGCAGGTGTCCACTGGTTGCTCATGTCCTTCTGGTTGGTGGCCCAGCAGACAGACATCATGGCCCATCCCTGCCACTGGAGGCTGTTCAATGTCCTGGTGGGAGCTGTGTACATCTTCTGCTACATAAATGTCCAGCCCAATCCCTCCAAGCACAGGGTGACCGTATTTTGTACA gtgctgcagctcttgTGGTTTATTACTCTCTGCTCCATCCCAAGTCCACAGAGATCTGCCAGGGCTTCCGGGAGAcaacctgcagtgctgcatctgCTGGTGATGACAAGGTtgctggagatagctcccaaaccAGACAGAGTCTGGGGATTTCAGGAGACAGAGAGTCCTCAGCAGGGGAAGTGACCATTGCAGATCCCAAAAGTAGGAACAGCTCATCGCTCCTGCAATTCAGAGTGTGTTTGGAGAACAGCTGGATGAACCATCACCACTGGCTGCTGGTAAAGCTGGCCTTGAAGACAGGGGATATGTCCGCTATCAGTGCAGCTTTTGGAGATAGTGGTGTGGGAGAGGCTTACCTCAGAGGATGGCTGGTGAGCAAACCTGGGGCAAACCTTTCCCTCCCCGTGAGGGAACTTGATCCTCGAGGTGTCCAATCTGTTCTGACTGGTGTGAAATTGCTGtcggaggggaaggaaggaagcgACAAACCCAGCACTAGCCCTGCAGGAAGGGCAAGGGAGGATGGAGCAGGACAGGATCCTGCTTTTCCCCCAGCCAAATCCTTTCCCAGCAGCTTCTCCCCGGATCTGGCTGAAGGCTCCTCCATATATTTCAGCGCAAGTGCGGGAGGCATCACAGGGACAGCCATGGCTACAGGCACAGCCCTAGGACAAAGGGACAGCAAAGACCAGCCTCCTGCAGGCTGCCTgggcggaggaggaggaggaatggaTTTATCCCTTGGGATGGCGAGCATCAGCCCAATCCTGGGCACTTGTGCCCACAAGCACCTGTGGATCAGCTCTTCCCATGGCAGCACAGGCGGCTGTGGAGTGAGGGGTCCCCCCAAAGAGTGTGTGGAGCCCACAGGGATGGAGGGGACCTTCGTGGGGTGGCATCACCTTCAAGATACCCGTCCTTATGGCATGAAGGGGACTGGTGTGAGGAGCAAGCTGAGGCCACCATGCTTTACCTCCACCCCTAAAGCCAATGCCAGGTCCCTACAGCAAGGACTagaggggctgggagaggggacAGACCTGTCTGAGCCGATGGACTGA